A region from the Triticum aestivum cultivar Chinese Spring chromosome 3D, IWGSC CS RefSeq v2.1, whole genome shotgun sequence genome encodes:
- the LOC123077848 gene encoding reticulon-like protein B1, producing MAEQPHAEDAGHKPETLMEKIADKLHVGGGDHSSSSSDSDKEEHPRPSAPPAPAPAPAASEVTTASFAASASAAAADAKNKMFRLFGREQPIHKVLGGGKPADVFMWRNKHISAGVLGGATAIWILFELLGYHLLAFLGHALIFSLGVLFLWSNASSFINKSPPKIPEVIIPEDLVVNIALSTRHEINRAFANLRQIALGRDIKKFLIVIAGLWLLSILGSCCNFLTLFYIVFVVLHTVPVIYEKYEDQIDTYGEKGWIEVKKQYAVFDAKVLSKVPRGPLKDKKN from the exons ATGGCGGAGCAGCCGCACGCCGAGGACGCGGGCCACAAGCCGGAGACCCTGATGGAGAAGATCGCCGACAAGCTCCACGTCGGCGGCGGCGaccactcctcctcgtcctccgactcCGACAAGGAGGAGCACCCGCGCCCCTCGGCGCCGCCCgctcccgcccccgcccccgccgcctccgaggtcaccaccgcctccttcgccgcctccgcctccgcggcGGCGGCCGATGCCAAGAACAAGATGTTCCGCCTCTTCGGCCGCGAGCAGCCCATCCACAAGGTCCTCGGCGGAGGCAAAC CTGCTGATGTGTTTATGTGGAGGAACAAGCACATCTCTGCTGGAGTACTAGGTGGTGCAACTGCAATCTGGATCCTTTTTGAATTGCTTGGCTACCATCTTCTGGCTTTCCTTGGCCATGCTCTCATATTCTCTCTGGGTGTTCTCTTTCTCTGGTCTAATGCCTCATCATTCATTAACAA GTCTCCCCCAAAGATTCCCGAGGTGATCATTCCTGAAGATCTGGTTGTCAACATTGCGCTATCTACGCGTCATGAGATCAACAGAGCCTTCGCAAACCTTCGTCAGATTGCTCTTGGCCGCGACATAAAGAAGTTCCTTATT GTGATTGCTGGTCTATGGCTGCTTTCCATTCTCGGCAGTTGCTGCAACTTCTTGACGCTGTTCTACATTG TTTTTGTGGTTCTGCACACAGTTCCCGTAATCTATGAGAAGTATGAAGATCAGATTGATACCTATGGTGAGAAGGGGTGGATTGAGGTTAAGAAACAGTATGCTGTGTTTGATGCCAAGGTTCTGAGCAAAGTGCCGAGGGGCCCcttgaaagacaagaagaactag